From a region of the Eulemur rufifrons isolate Redbay chromosome 7, OSU_ERuf_1, whole genome shotgun sequence genome:
- the CFAP410 gene encoding cilia- and flagella-associated protein 410 isoform X1 — translation MKLTRKMVLARAKASELHRVRKLNCWGSRLTDISICREMPSLEVVTLSVNSVSSLEPVSQCQRLSELYLRRNCIPSLAELFHLKDLPHLRVLWLAENPCCGANPHRYRMTVLRNLPNLQKLDNQAVTEEELSRALMEGEEITAPGREGPEQLSYVLSSISSAAETGRDPLSCCEEEADSVQGQLRLKAPSRDQFPSFLQRDVSNSHKNRHVLTAVLLLLRELDVEGLEAVQRTAGSRLRALQEQELPEQAE, via the exons ATGAAGTTGACGCGGAAGATGGTCCTGGCCCGGGCCAAGGCCTCGGAGCTGCACAGAGTGCGCAAGCTCAACTGCTG GGGTAGCCGTCTCACAGAC ATTTCCATATGCCGGGAGATGCCCAGCCTGGAGGTGGTCACTCTCAG CGTCAACAGCGTGTCCAGCCTGGAGCCCGTGAGCCAGTGCCAGCGCCTGAGCGAGCTGTACCTGAGGAGGAACTGCATCCCCAGCCTGGCCGAGCTCTTCCACCTGAAGGACCTGCCGCACCTCAGGGTGCTGTGGCTGGCCGAGAACCCGTGCTGCGGCGCCAACCCACACCGCTACCGCATGACCGTGCTGCGCAACCTGCCCAACCTCCAGAAACTGGACAATCAGG CTGTGACGGAGGAGGAGCTGTCCCGCGCCTTGATGGAGGGAGAGGAGATCACCGCCCCGGGCAGAGAGGGCCCTGAGCAGCTGTCCTATGTGCTGAGCTCCATCAGCTCCGCCGCGGAGACCGGCCGGGACCCGCTGAGCTGCTGCGAGGAGGAGGCAGA CAGCGTCCAGGGCCAGCTCCGCCTGAAGGCCCCTTCCCGGGAccagtttccttccttcttgcaGAGGGACGTTTCGAACAGTCACAAGAATAGG CACGTCCTGACCGCcgtcctgctgctgctgcgggaGCTGGACGTGGAGGGGCTGGAGGCCGTGCAGCGGACTGCGGGCAGCCGGCTGCGGGCCCTGCAGGAGCAGGAGCTGCCGGAGCAGGCGGAGTGA
- the CFAP410 gene encoding cilia- and flagella-associated protein 410 isoform X2, translated as MKLTRKMVLARAKASELHRVRKLNCWGSRLTDISICREMPSLEVVTLSVNSVSSLEPVSQCQRLSELYLRRNCIPSLAELFHLKDLPHLRVLWLAENPCCGANPHRYRMTVLRNLPNLQKLDNQAVTEEELSRALMEGEEITAPGREGPEQLSYVLSSISSAAETGRDPLSCCEEEADVQGQLRLKAPSRDQFPSFLQRDVSNSHKNRHVLTAVLLLLRELDVEGLEAVQRTAGSRLRALQEQELPEQAE; from the exons ATGAAGTTGACGCGGAAGATGGTCCTGGCCCGGGCCAAGGCCTCGGAGCTGCACAGAGTGCGCAAGCTCAACTGCTG GGGTAGCCGTCTCACAGAC ATTTCCATATGCCGGGAGATGCCCAGCCTGGAGGTGGTCACTCTCAG CGTCAACAGCGTGTCCAGCCTGGAGCCCGTGAGCCAGTGCCAGCGCCTGAGCGAGCTGTACCTGAGGAGGAACTGCATCCCCAGCCTGGCCGAGCTCTTCCACCTGAAGGACCTGCCGCACCTCAGGGTGCTGTGGCTGGCCGAGAACCCGTGCTGCGGCGCCAACCCACACCGCTACCGCATGACCGTGCTGCGCAACCTGCCCAACCTCCAGAAACTGGACAATCAGG CTGTGACGGAGGAGGAGCTGTCCCGCGCCTTGATGGAGGGAGAGGAGATCACCGCCCCGGGCAGAGAGGGCCCTGAGCAGCTGTCCTATGTGCTGAGCTCCATCAGCTCCGCCGCGGAGACCGGCCGGGACCCGCTGAGCTGCTGCGAGGAGGAGGCAGA CGTCCAGGGCCAGCTCCGCCTGAAGGCCCCTTCCCGGGAccagtttccttccttcttgcaGAGGGACGTTTCGAACAGTCACAAGAATAGG CACGTCCTGACCGCcgtcctgctgctgctgcgggaGCTGGACGTGGAGGGGCTGGAGGCCGTGCAGCGGACTGCGGGCAGCCGGCTGCGGGCCCTGCAGGAGCAGGAGCTGCCGGAGCAGGCGGAGTGA